The window GccggtttcttctttcttgagaATCCTGCAACATACAATAACGAGATAAGAGAAACATTGCGGATTAAACACGTATCAAAGGCTTTTTACTTTTGCAATCTCTCGAACATCTGTACATTTCTGTGTAGTAACTTTTTGGCGAGTTAAAGACGATAACTAACCTGTCCttgacatttttcttcttcctcaagatcCAGCTCAGCAAAGAACGCCTCCAAGACAAAGGCAACAACCTGAAACAAACACGCATAATCAGTCAATTACAATAATCACGGCCTCTGGTTGGTTGAGATCGTAGGCAATGGTGTCAGTGAAACTCACCAAATTCAGCAGAAGTAAAATAGTGATGACGTAGAAACTGACGAAATACGTTATGCTCCACCACGTCCCCGTCAAATCTTTGTAGCTCTGAAGAAAACACCATTAAGAGTAGTTTAAACTATTGCACCATAGTGATTGGTAATAAGAAGGAACCTAGTTACAGTCACATCTAGCATTGCCCTCCTAAGCTCCAATGAATCTTGCGATGCTTCTTTTTGGACATTATAATGAGTCTAAAACTGGGTCTAACAGAAGAGTGAAATTACCTCCATCCATACTTGCCAGTTACCCATAACTAGCAGATTGAAGAGTGTGACCATTCCATTGGGATAGTCGTTGAAGTTGAACAATAGATAGCTGAGTTTTTCCAGTCAAGAAACGACCATATACTGGAAATTTTTCTCCCGTAACAATAAATACTCACTAGCAACCACAGGAACAGAACAGGTCTACTAAGTAAGACTATGTTGAGGGCATTAAATGGTTCTCATAAAGTCAAAAAGGATACTCATCCTCAGCCATCTCGGTTTTGAAGAGCTGCTTGTTCCCAGCATTCACAAGCCCCCcaaacaactatatataaatgaaataaagaaagttTTATATCTGGTATAGGAATCAAAGCCGAGAGAAGACAGTGAAAACACATGAAAGTAGCTGTTCAGTGGTTCCTAAAACTTTCAGATGAAGCTATAAGAGGCTTAATATAAGCAAAAACGAAGAGAAAGACCACGGCTTCAACATATGTAAGCATGGATTattcagaaagaagaaaaaaaactcagtaGTCTGACTTACCTGTACGCCAATAGAGCAGTAGATACACAGCACGCAGAAGATGGTCCCCAGATATGGCATCAAACTTGGAATAAGGGTTATGAATGTCGCAATAAATGCTCGGTATCGCTGGACGTGCATAAGAAGCCTTATC is drawn from Camelina sativa cultivar DH55 chromosome 8, Cs, whole genome shotgun sequence and contains these coding sequences:
- the LOC104707727 gene encoding two pore calcium channel protein 1-like, coding for MALKIYSYGFENYWREGANRFDFLVTWVIVIGETATFITPDENTFFSNGEWIRYLLLARMLRLIRLLMHVQRYRAFIATFITLIPSLMPYLGTIFCVLCIYCSIGVQLFGGLVNAGNKQLFKTEMAEDDYLLFNFNDYPNGMVTLFNLLVMGNWQVWMESYKDLTGTWWSITYFVSFYVITILLLLNLVVAFVLEAFFAELDLEEEEKCQGQDSQERRNRRRSAGSKSRSQRVDTLLHHMLGDELSKPECSTSADT